The Micromonospora sp. WMMD961 genome has a segment encoding these proteins:
- a CDS encoding NAD-dependent epimerase/dehydratase family protein, which produces MRILVMGGSGLIGAHVVKVLRARGHATTSVARTAHPEVDHLLDVGSASIDDLRSLLAGHDGVVHATRTDEQRPLPKPIYPQFRRDNVDPVVRLFTAARAEGLTRGVIMGSYYTYFDRLHPQWRLTDRHTYIRCRLEQARRGRAAAGPDLPVAVLELPFVFGRAGDRLPNWAGPLDRWARSRTPLVAPTGGSAAASARSVAEVAADALEQASGADIPVADENLTWHDMLARIAEAVGRRRRITRLPAGAARTALRLGGALQTVGRKESGVNPSHLADLLLAELFIEPTTGRSLDSALRETFPA; this is translated from the coding sequence GTGCGGATTCTGGTGATGGGTGGCAGCGGCCTGATCGGCGCTCACGTGGTGAAGGTGCTGCGTGCGCGCGGCCATGCCACGACCTCGGTGGCGCGTACCGCCCATCCGGAAGTCGACCACCTGCTCGACGTGGGGTCCGCCTCGATCGACGACCTTCGGTCGTTGCTCGCCGGTCACGACGGCGTCGTGCACGCCACCCGGACCGACGAGCAACGGCCGCTGCCCAAGCCGATCTACCCGCAGTTCCGCCGCGACAACGTCGACCCGGTGGTACGCCTGTTCACCGCCGCCCGCGCCGAGGGCCTCACCCGTGGGGTCATCATGGGCTCGTACTACACCTACTTCGACAGGTTGCATCCGCAGTGGCGGCTGACCGATCGGCACACGTACATCCGCTGCCGCCTGGAGCAGGCCCGGCGGGGACGGGCGGCGGCCGGCCCGGATCTGCCGGTCGCCGTCCTCGAACTGCCCTTCGTCTTCGGTCGGGCCGGCGACCGGCTGCCGAACTGGGCCGGCCCGCTGGACCGGTGGGCGCGCTCACGTACACCTCTGGTGGCGCCGACCGGCGGAAGCGCCGCGGCCTCGGCGCGCAGCGTGGCGGAGGTCGCGGCCGACGCCCTGGAGCAGGCCAGCGGCGCGGACATCCCGGTCGCCGACGAGAACCTCACCTGGCACGACATGCTCGCGCGCATCGCCGAGGCGGTCGGTCGACGCCGCCGGATCACCCGACTGCCGGCCGGCGCGGCAAGAACCGCCCTGCGACTCGGCGGCGCGTTGCAGACCGTCGGTCGCAAGGAGTCCGGGGTCAACCCCAGCCACCTCGCCGACCTCCTGCTCGCCGAACTTTTCATCGAGCCGACAACCGGCCGATCGCTGGACTCCGCGCTGCGCGAGACCTTCCCGGCCTAG
- a CDS encoding VOC family protein, which yields MGDQESVPQLGSVVLDGTDARVLAEFYRHLLGYVYRPGDEPPTAGQDDERGRDWLVLRSNDGSTQLAFQQVDHLPETTWPQNDVPQQLHLDLTVESVAELLVQHERVLRLGGRLRYDRIEDPDEPLRVYADPAGHPFCVLVG from the coding sequence ATGGGCGATCAGGAGAGCGTGCCCCAATTGGGTTCGGTGGTGCTGGACGGCACCGACGCGCGGGTGCTGGCCGAGTTCTACCGACACCTGCTCGGCTACGTCTACCGGCCCGGCGACGAGCCACCAACGGCCGGTCAGGACGACGAGCGTGGTCGTGACTGGCTGGTGCTGAGGTCCAACGACGGCAGCACACAGCTCGCGTTTCAGCAGGTGGATCACCTGCCGGAGACGACCTGGCCACAGAACGACGTGCCTCAGCAACTGCACCTGGACCTCACCGTGGAGTCCGTCGCGGAGTTGCTGGTCCAGCACGAGCGCGTCCTGCGCCTCGGTGGCCGACTGCGCTACGACCGCATCGAGGATCCCGACGAGCCGCTACGCGTGTACGCCGACCCGGCCGGTCACCCGTTCTGCGTTCTCGTGGGGTAG
- a CDS encoding acyltransferase domain-containing protein produces the protein MDLHDTAARLGVPVEEVERVAQLAGDRQSVPLPAKADAPALLDRLAVRPDAAAEIMAGWPDPASPLWTPELRWLLDRSIALQHADLGGHGWLVPGPELPRDRGPAWRHLYVYAYLALVDVARGYHRDHDVPDDVSWVSLADLGRNLAIDRRMRGEGWPVMQAWLTLHVRGSVYELGRLQHHRGDAAISLHVPDTGPLTPELVTASLDDARVFFARHFPDEPYTAFSCGSWLLDPQLREYLPEGSNIVRFQQMFELAPYEEKDGPDADVEVLRFVFRTLSTPLDQLPRRTVLQRAIVDHLMAGRHWHWRHGRFPI, from the coding sequence GTGGACCTGCACGACACCGCCGCTCGGCTCGGAGTCCCCGTCGAGGAGGTCGAGCGCGTCGCGCAGCTCGCCGGCGATCGACAGTCGGTTCCGCTGCCCGCCAAGGCCGACGCTCCCGCGCTGCTCGATCGGCTCGCGGTGCGGCCGGACGCCGCCGCCGAGATCATGGCGGGCTGGCCCGACCCGGCGTCGCCACTGTGGACGCCGGAGCTGCGCTGGCTGCTCGACCGGTCGATCGCCCTGCAACATGCCGACCTCGGCGGCCACGGCTGGCTGGTGCCCGGTCCGGAGCTGCCCCGCGACCGGGGTCCCGCCTGGCGGCACCTCTACGTGTACGCGTACCTGGCCCTGGTCGACGTCGCCCGGGGATACCACCGCGACCACGACGTCCCCGACGACGTGTCGTGGGTGAGCCTCGCGGACCTCGGCCGCAACCTCGCGATCGACCGGCGGATGCGCGGTGAGGGTTGGCCGGTCATGCAGGCGTGGTTGACGCTGCACGTGCGCGGCAGCGTCTACGAGCTGGGCCGGCTGCAACACCACCGCGGCGACGCGGCCATCAGCCTGCACGTCCCCGACACGGGGCCGCTGACCCCCGAGTTGGTCACGGCGTCGCTGGACGACGCGCGGGTGTTCTTCGCGCGGCACTTTCCGGACGAGCCCTACACCGCGTTCTCCTGCGGTTCGTGGCTTCTCGACCCGCAGTTGCGGGAATACCTACCCGAAGGTTCCAACATCGTCCGGTTCCAGCAGATGTTCGAGCTGGCTCCCTACGAGGAGAAGGACGGTCCGGACGCCGACGTCGAGGTGCTGCGTTTCGTGTTCCGCACCCTGAGCACCCCGCTGGACCAGTTGCCCCGCCGCACCGTGCTCCAACGCGCGATCGTCGATCACCTCATGGCGGGTCGGCACTGGCACTGGCGGCACGGCCGCTTCCCGATCTAG